The following coding sequences lie in one Apium graveolens cultivar Ventura chromosome 1, ASM990537v1, whole genome shotgun sequence genomic window:
- the LOC141666522 gene encoding uncharacterized protein LOC141666522 produces MSLTLSRHLQSCSRTLYPYIVLVHKSHFSFSPFSSNSNNNPNPPFSTFQLHKLLLQKSKLGFDSFEEPLHLFHHMVKTQPLPPILEFNRLLSALVKMKEFSVSVFVFRDMRVFDIPVDIYTVNIVINCFSRLNHVNCSFSMLSMIVKCGFRPNVVTFTTLIKVLIGKDMFVEAEHLFCKLVRLNLVRPNRVMYTTIINCLSKRGKTSMAVRWFRFMEMSHCEPDRVTFNAMINALCKDELVDDALKLLSEMSHRGVQPNVVTYSSVIQSLCYFNRWGEAKCLLKDMESRNICLDLHTYSILVNAFCKEGKIKAAEELVETMIIKGNFPDVVTYSILMDGYCLRGEIDRALEVLDTMISKGILPDSHTYSILINGYCKKLKVDKAIELLRQMPLEGLAPAVETYTTILQGLMRMGRHVEALNLYKDMLDRGLNPNNVTYDILIHGCIRNNRSKEACVLHNTMHVRGLREVASTASLLRDLRNKNIQNFAFA; encoded by the coding sequence ATGTCTCTCACTCTTTCTCGACATCTCCAATCATGTAGTCGAACTCTCTATCCCTACATTGTACTTGTACATAAATCTCACTTCTCATTTTCCCCCTTTTCCTCTAACTCTAACAATAACCCTAATCCCCCCTTTTCAACTTTTCAATTACATAAATTACTCCTTCAGAAATCCAAATTAGGCTTTGATAGCTTCGAGGAACCACTTCATTTGTTTCACCACATGGTCAAAACTCAACCTTTACCTCCAATTCTCGAATTCAATCGACTCTTATCCGCACTCGTTAAAATGAAAGAGTTCTCTGTTTCTGTCTTCGTGTTTCGCGATATGCGTGTTTTCGACATTCCTGTTGATATTTATACTGTTAATATTGTTATTAATTGTTTTTCTAGATTGAATCATGTTAATTGTTCGTTTTCGATGCTGAGTATGATTGTTAAATGTGGGTTTAGGCCGAATGTGGTTACGTTTACGACTTTGATTAAGGTGTTGATTGGGAAAGATATGTTTGTGGAAGCGGAGCATTTGTTTTGTAAGTTGGTTAGGTTGAATCTAGTTAGACCAAATCGTGTTATGTATACGACTATTATTAATTGTTTGAGCAAACGAGGGAAAACTTCAATGGCAGTTAGGTGGTTTAGGTTTATGGAAATGAGTCATTGTGAACCGGATAGGGTGACTTTTAATGCGATGATTAATGCCTTATGTAAGGATGAGTTAGTTGATGATGCTTTGAAGCTTCTTTCGGAAATGAGTCATAGAGGTGTACAACCGAATGTTGTGACTTACAGCTCAGTTATTCAGAGTTTATGCTATTTTAATAGATGGGGTGAAGCTAAATGTCTGTTAAAAGATATGGAAAGTAGAAATATATGTTTGGATTTGCATACCTACAGTATATTGGTTAATGCATTTTGCAAAGAAGGGAAGATTAAAGCTGCGGAGGAATTGGTTGAGACAATGATTATAAAAGGTAACTTTCCTGATGTAGTGACGTATAGTATACTGATGGATGGATATTGTTTACGAGGAGAAATAGATAGGGCACTGGAAGTGCTCGATACAATGATTAGCAAAGGGATATTGCCCGATAGTCATACCTATAGCATTTTGATAAATGGCTATTGTAAGAAGTTAAAAGTAGACAAAGCAATCGAGCTTCTCAGACAAATGCCCCTAGAAGGATTGGCACCTGCCGTTGAAACTTATACCACAATATTGCAGGGACTTATGCGTATGGGTAGACATGTTGAAGCATTGAACCTGTACAAGGATATGCTAGACCGAGGTCTTAATCCCAATAATGTTACCTACGATATACTTATCCATGGATGTATTCGAAATAATAGGTCCAAAGAAGCATGTGTACTCCATAACACCATGCATGTTCGGGGTCTCCGGGAAGTTGCATCTACCGCCTCGTTGTTAAGGGACCTCCGGAACAAAAACATACAGAATTTTGCCTTTGCCTAA